One window of the Desulfatiglans sp. genome contains the following:
- a CDS encoding molybdopterin-binding protein, with protein MNDLRKKSTFDVDYLQEDDTSAIIAKAASGNGIRLTGMPDGGTGFFSSGAGVLKVNKEALLKINSIVGIFFSTIHGNHAVTDETPVGEIRTISFETHEKNIREAEKICKESSPVIEIKPLRSLKVGIITTGTEIYSGRIKDKFGLILKEKFARLNCEVIKQVFVPDDVEKTVASIHELVSEGADLVALTGGMSVDPDDLTPLSIRKTGAKIVTYGVPIYPGGMFLLAYLGDVPVLGLPGCVMYHRASIFDLVLPLIIAGETVTREYVLSLGHGGLCARCEECRYPVCGFGKQ; from the coding sequence ATGAATGATTTAAGAAAGAAAAGTACTTTTGATGTCGATTATTTACAGGAAGATGATACTTCAGCCATAATTGCAAAGGCCGCATCAGGAAATGGTATCAGGTTAACAGGCATGCCTGATGGCGGGACCGGATTTTTTTCATCAGGCGCAGGTGTGCTTAAGGTAAACAAAGAGGCCCTCCTTAAAATTAATTCCATTGTTGGTATATTTTTCTCTACAATACATGGGAATCATGCTGTTACCGATGAAACACCTGTTGGCGAAATCAGAACGATCTCATTTGAAACACATGAAAAGAATATCAGAGAGGCGGAAAAGATATGCAAGGAATCTTCTCCGGTGATTGAAATAAAGCCACTCAGAAGCCTGAAGGTTGGGATTATAACAACCGGGACTGAAATATACAGCGGAAGGATAAAGGATAAATTCGGGCTGATATTGAAAGAGAAATTCGCAAGGCTTAACTGTGAGGTTATAAAACAGGTATTTGTGCCTGACGATGTTGAAAAGACAGTCGCCTCTATTCATGAACTTGTTTCCGAAGGTGCTGACCTTGTTGCGCTCACCGGAGGGATGTCAGTTGATCCAGATGATCTTACCCCTTTAAGCATAAGGAAGACCGGGGCCAAAATTGTAACATACGGGGTTCCTATATATCCAGGGGGAATGTTTCTTCTTGCATACCTGGGTGATGTACCTGTTCTGGGTCTCCCTGGTTGTGTTATGTATCACCGAGCAAGTATTTTTGATCTTGTGCTACCATTGATAATAGCCGGTGAAACAGTTACCAGGGAGTATGTGTTATCACTTGGACATGGCGGTTTATGTGCAAGATGTGAAGAATGCCGTTATCCTGTGTGCGGGTTTGGGAAGCAGTAA